A stretch of DNA from Hirundo rustica isolate bHirRus1 chromosome 1, bHirRus1.pri.v3, whole genome shotgun sequence:
TCACTCCGGACAGTGTCCCACAAGTAGTGAGGAAATGCTGTGATCATGCAGCATCAAGTGACAAATCCAGCAGTGTAGCTGGTGTTGTCAAAGCAGCTGTTTGCAGGGACTTGTTGATTCTAGAAACCGATATTCTTAGAGAAAACACCCTCTCAGAGAGGGGGGAGATTGCATGGTACAGGCACAGAGCCCTGTGTCTCCTCAGCCCTATCAGTCCCTCAAAGGCAGAGCTATGTGGCTGCAGCTCCAATGCAGCGCTCTGTGACAGTTCTAGGAGAAACCGGCAATGAACGTCACACGGGTGTTGTCAGCAAAAGAACCCGCAGTGCTTTCCTTTCACGTCGTGGTGTTTCAAAATGCTGTCAGGCCAGTGGTGCGAACTGTGAATGAGTATTACGTACCATAAATCCTAGTGGTTTCCTGGATTAGACCAATTAGTGTTTGTGTAGATAATTCAGGGTTTGAATGACTTCCTCTCCGGAAGCCCCGAGCCTGAAGTGCTAAGGCGGCACACCTCGCCTGAGCTGCCTGTGCAATCGCTCCGAGAGGCTTGCGGAATATAATCACAGTTCTGCAAATACAGGGAGATTGCTTCCTTACAAGAGGAAGCATTATTCACTGTGCTTGTCAGTTATTAACTTACTGGAATTACAGCTTTGATTTCATGCAGCGGCTATTCTGTGATGATACCAGGGTTTGAAGCCTGGAGTTTGAACTTCACTCAAGTCCATTAAGTCTTTAGGGGTTTTGGAGGTGAGGAAGGGATATACAGTTTTAGCATGTGTTTTCATTGGCAATTTCTTTAGTATGTTCAGTTTCTCAAATAAAATGCTCTATAACAGACCAGTGGTGTTTATCTGGTGCACCTTCATTTATGAGTAGAAATCTGCTGCTACCAAAGAATTGGGTGGGTTCTGTTAGGTCCCTGAAAAGGGCTTTTCATGGTAAACCACTCAAATATGAGGCAGAGCAATCTTGTCTATAAAGAGTTATTTCAGGCATAAGGAAATAACTTGGGGAGCAAATGAGCCTTGGACATCTGTTTTGTAGTGGGTTTTTCCTGGTACAATTTCCATACTAGAAAAGCTCACACATGGCTGTGCATATGTTGTTTAATCTCTTAAATTGCAATTATGATCAAAAAATGAGGAAGGAAGTCTATGGCTAGGAGAGCAAAGCGGGGTGGGGGGAGTTAGGCATATGAGCTAGGCCGATATTCTTGATTTCTCCTTCAGGGAATAGATGTCATCTGTCATTCCCCCTAGCCTGGAAAGGATTATATCAAAGGGATATGCTTCATCTGTAATGATGAAATcaccttttctgctcctcagggaGCTGAAGATGGTGAAAGAAGTTTGTTTCCCTCAAGAGCCTGGCAAATAAGTTataacaaacagcaaaaaagggTGCAGGGAAAAGATACCCAAGGGAATCCAGACATGGTCTGCCATAGCTGTATCACACAAGCAGCTGTTTGAACTGCTGGGATATATGGATTTgccctttcttttaaaaatgtttatgtttGTTCTCATGCCCCCTTTGGCAGTTTCAGGTGGCTCTTTCCTCTCAAGTAAGATGCGGGAATGTGCTGAAAATTTTAAGGTTACTTAGCTGAGCTTCAGGTTAATCACCTTGCACTTGACCAGTCAGCTATTCAAATAAAActactttcattttttccaatACATAGTCTTATAAGTTCAGTCTCAAGAGATTTGATGTGATTTGAAGTATTGGAGGGAAAccaaattttttattattattttgcaggTAGCTTCAGGTGAGTGCAATGAAGACACTGAAGTTTACAACATTACCCTTAGTACTGGGGATGAGCTCACTTTAATGGGGCAAGCAGAAATCCTTTATGCAAAATCTTCCAAGGAGAAGTCACGGCTCAACACCATCTTCAAAAAAATCGGGAAGCTCAATTCAATTAGTAAGCTAGGCAGAGGCAAAATGCCCTGTCTCATCTGCATGAACCACAGGACCAACGAGAGCATCAGTCTCCCTTTCCAGTGTAAGGGCAAGTTCAGCACCCGCAGCCCACTGGAGGTGCAGATGCAAGAGGGTGAGCACACGATTCGCAATATAGTAGAAAAAACCAGGCTGCCCGTTAACGTGACTGTGCCGAGTCCTACACCAAGAAACCCTTATGACCTGCATTTTATCCGTGAGGGGCACAGGTACAAGTTTGTCAACATTCAGACCAAGACTGTGGTCGTTTGTTGCGTTCTTCGTGGAAACAAAATCATTCCCATGCATTTTCCCTTGCACTTGACACTTCCGAAATTTATTCTACCTGATAGTGTGGTGAAGGGGGAGCTGTGGCACGAGCCCCTCATCCAGCACTGGTTCAATATATGCCAGGAACAGTTTGACATAGACGAGTATTCCCGTGCCGTGCGAGATGTGAAGACTGACTGGAATGACGAATGCAAGAGCCCGAAGAAGAGCCGgtgcacagggcacagccacgTGCCAAACTCGCTCAGCTACGCGCGGGACGAGCTCACGCAGTCCTTCCACCGGCTCTCCGTGTGCGTCTATGGGAACAACTTGCATGGGAATAGCGAAGTGAACCTCCACGGCTGCAGAGACTTGTGTAACGAGTGGGCCCTGTTCTCTCATGATGCTCTTCAGTACCAGGAGTCCGGGGACAGTAGCAGTGATTACCTTTTCCCGGAAGTTAGCGAAGAATCGATGTTTCTGCCTACAAAACCAGAACTTCCTTATGAAGAACTCTGGTTGGACCAAGGGTCTGGAAAGAGTGGTGATCAGCCTCTCTCTTGCTCGCTAAGTGAGAAGAATAAGTGTGACAACTACAGAGGATCTTTCCGATCAAAGTGTGGCACCGCGTCTCTTCCTGTGCCTGCAACTATCGGAACAACCACAAAGTCTTCAGATGCTTCCCTACCTCCACCTCCAGTGCCTCCCAAATCAGAAGCAGTAAGTCAGTCAGCAGtatttatgtttgtttgtttccttttttagcTGTCTGAAGAGTTTGCATGCAGATCTTTTTAGGGAATACTTGGTGGAGGGGGGAAGGGCACATACAGGGCAAGGGAACAGTCAAACTTTGCAAGATGTGCAACTTCAGCTGGTTTCCTACTGTGTGTAAACCATGTCTTTAAAATCACAGGAGTATATTTAATACTACTGAACTGGTAGCTTAATCCCGATACTTTCAGGTGATATTTATTTTGGGTTTCTTGCTCATACAAACAAGGTCTAAGAATTGCCGAGTCATTTTGTTCTCTTGCTTTCCACGTCATCTCTCTAGTTACTTCCAtgttttctcatattttctgtGGCCAGTGTATGGGGCGTCACCCCACTTGGAAACGCCTCAGATTGCCTTAGTGTGTCTTCAGTTAATAAGCTCTGATAATGAGAACAGCTAGAATTTTTTACAGATTTGAAGTGTTTGTAAATGAGAGATTGGCTTCTCTATTATGATCTGATAGTAGATTCTGAAGAATATTGTGTCCTTGTCCTCAAGGAAGCTTTATCAAACTAGACAGTTAGACCTGAACTAATCACTCTGGACTGcttattgaaagaaaatatgtttaaatagGAGCCTTGCAGAATTGATAAATGAGCCTTCTAGGGGACTCAGTTGCAAACAGAGCATGTTTCCTGGCCTAaggtttttaatgaaaactcaTGGGAGACCTTTCTTCTCCAAACCTGAAATGTCATGGAGACTTTGGagggaaaaatgcaaatgtattttATCAACAGACGTTTATGTGGACTGGCTGGAGAATCCACCTATTATGTGGTCTCTTGATATAGTTCCaagcattattaaaaaaaaaaaaaggaaaagaaaataaggttCCCTCAGGAAAGAGTGTCTAGTAGTCTTTAGCAAAATGTCAATGATACATATATCCCACGAATCTTGGTGTAGATCATTATTTAACAAATCTGTTTTGCAAGGGTttttctggaattaaaaaaataccattcCACTTGCAAGCCCTATGGTGATTTCAAGAGCATGGCTGTACAGTAAATTAAGACTAATTTGAGACCAAACTGCAGCGAACCATGATGATCCCATACCTTTCCTATTGCCATCTAACAACAGTCCAGTAGTGTTGGGTGTAGCCTTGCCCTCATGAATCAGGTTACAACCTGGTTGAAAGCTGTGTTCATTTGAGATGTGTTCATTCGTGCTGGGTTAGCCTGCAGTGGATTTCTGTGGGGATGCCCCTGGCCAGGCTCTCTGCTTCCTGGGGAGGTGCAgcgaggagaggggaggaggacaCCATGCAGGTACAAAATGGCCAACTACAGCCATTGGGCTGTGCCACCAAAACTTCCCCGAAAAGCAAATGCAGGAGCTTGAGCAGCCAGGATAGGCAAGACATTATGTCTTCTTAGCAAAGTGTTTACGTGCAATGTTAAGTGCAGGAACCCAAGAGCGTTTCCTTGCCACTGAGGTCAGGTATGCGCTGACACTTTGTACAGACTCTTGGACAAATGCCCAGCAGCACCATATTGGGATGAGACTCCCTGGCAGCCTACACTGATGTTAACGGCGTGGGGCTGGTCctaccctcctcctcctcctcctttcccagacACATCGTCCTGGCTTCGCTTTCGTGCTGG
This window harbors:
- the GAREM1 gene encoding GRB2-associated and regulator of MAPK protein 1 isoform X2; protein product: MQVASGECNEDTEVYNITLSTGDELTLMGQAEILYAKSSKEKSRLNTIFKKIGKLNSISKLGRGKMPCLICMNHRTNESISLPFQCKGKFSTRSPLEVQMQEGEHTIRNIVEKTRLPVNVTVPSPTPRNPYDLHFIREGHRYKFVNIQTKTVVVCCVLRGNKIIPMHFPLHLTLPKFILPDSVVKGELWHEPLIQHWFNICQEQFDIDEYSRAVRDVKTDWNDECKSPKKSRCTGHSHVPNSLSYARDELTQSFHRLSVCVYGNNLHGNSEVNLHGCRDLCNEWALFSHDALQYQESGDSSSDYLFPEVSEESMFLPTKPELPYEELWLDQGSGKSGDQPLSCSLSEKNKCDNYRGSFRSKCGTASLPVPATIGTTTKSSDASLPPPPVPPKSEAVKEECRLLNAPPVPPRSSKPSSTSPSIPPRTVKPARQQTRSPSPTLSYYSSGLHNINVTESDTTNVTESTPVSCYPCNMMKTESKEPESTMPLGSPAAEALPSRLSWPNHFSGTAEGLNRSDFLLDPSRSYSYPRQKTPGTPKRNCPAPLTFDFDGCELPTGYSPLTPAEFTNTISSCPKSASYSLDCTDEKTLGVSNTKQSHSCPALPPRAPKSSEDKTVTDTCPLPLKIDGAEEESKAGSPVVLEDQYLAKKGMQDTFSVSYPFSSPLHLQLAPRSCGDGSPWQPPTDLSGLSIEEVSKSLRFIGLSEDVISFFVTEKIDGNLLVQLTEEILSEDFKLSKLQVKKILQFINGWRPKM